The genome window GGAGAGAGAAGGCTGAGAGAAGAGGCGAGATATCGGTAATCGTGCCCAACGTGGAATGGGAACCGCCGCCCAGCCTCTTCTGATCCACAATAACAGCCATGCTAAGATTTTCGATCGCGTCTGCACCGGTTGCGGAATACGCGGCAGAAAGGTGCGGACGGATTGTTTTCCTTTGCGCCCGAGACCACGATATACTACTGATTAGATTCGCTCATTGTTCCAACAGCTTTTCAAGCTGTCCGCACATGTTAGTCCAGCCATACTTAGCGCCTTGGAGTGCTTGCTCCGAACTGATATCGGTTTGATCGAGATGCACATGAGTAGTTCCATCCTCATTCTGTTTCAACGTCCAAGTAACCTTATTGCTTTCCCCAAGGCTTACCCATGTGTACGATAACCGATGAGGCTCGTCCACTTCGAGGACTTCGCAATCTATAATGCCGTTCCACCCTTCTGTCGGCTCCGTCCGAAACTGAAATTTATGTCCAACGACCGGTTTAAAATCATTCTCTTTGAAAAACATCCATTTCGAAAGAGTATTCGAATCCGTTAAAGCGAACCACACCTTCTCGATTGGACTCTTAAAGTGAAAATCTAGTGACAGGGATTTCCTTTTTTGTTCCTCCTGTAGTAAATGATTTAAAACGATCATTCTTTCTTTCCAGAATTTCTCGTAATAAGATACCCAATCTTGAATTTGCCTTAACGGAGCGGCATTCAGCCGGTACAGCGTTTCCCTGCCGACTCTTCGCTTGGTTACGAGACCGGCATCTTTGAGGACCGCCAAATGCTTGGAAACCGCTGTACGACCCATTTGAAAGTGAACCGTTAACGCATGGAGAGGCAATTCTTCTGCATCTGCCAAGAGACGAAGCAGTTTGCGCCGAGTTGGATCGGCAATGGCGTGATAAACATCCCGCAATTGACTTTTATCTGTCAACATCACCCTCCCCAATCCACAATTTCCAAAACGACACTGATCAGTATCCTATTTTAGGACACTAATCAGTGTCCTGTCAATCGTTAGGTGTTTGTTAGTATCTCCCTGTATGACTACCTTCATTCGAAGGATCTGCACCGAAAATTAATGGAAGGTCTGAACGACTGCAGCGAACATCGGCGTTGTTTGCCTCATTCTGGTTGTTTAGCGTATGATTTTTTTAAATTGTTGGCGATACCCCAAATAACTAAGTATGAAATGGAGGGATACGGAACATGGAACCGTTTCTGCAAAACCATCAATATAACTGTATTGCTCAGCAGGCGCATGTGCTGCTTTCCGCCTTACAAACTTCTACTGACAGCAACGTCGTGGAGGCAGTCAGATACAGTGCGGTAAGTAAAGCTTTTGAAGCCCGAAATGTCCCATTTGCCCGATTATTACAAAGCTGTAGGCCAACCTTTTTGGCCATTTAAGGAGGTAAGATTATGTCGGTCAAACTGAGCGACGACCGCACGTCCCGTATTTCCTCCCGTGGACAGGTTGTGATCCCGAAGGGGCTAAGGGAAAAGTACGGTTTGAAGGAAGGGGACAGTGTTGTATGGGAGGAGGAGAAAGGAAAACTGGTCCTGCGCAAAGCGAATTGGAAGGACTACGCGAATGAGATAGCGCGCAAGCTGGCGGAGGCGGGCGTCACGGAGGAGGAAATGTTCGAGGAGCTGAAGCGAGTAAGAAGGGAAATGTATGATGAGTGGAAAGACAAATAAAATGCGTGTACTCGTGGACACAAACGTGTTGTTTTCCGCTGTCATTTCCCGGGGCGTGCTCCCGTTTCGGTGATGCTGGACGTGATCCAAGCGGACCATCAATTATTAATCTGCACGTACAGCATCAATGAGATATCTCGAGTGCTACAGCGGAAACGACCGGAAGCGCTGACGGAGTGGGGCTGCCTGTTGTCCCGGCTCCGCTTCGAACTCATCCATACACCCAATCCAGGGGAAATCGACTTTTACATACCACAGATCCGAGACGTAGGCGATAAACCCATTTTGGCATCAGCGATCAAAGGAAAAGCGGATATCATC of Polycladomyces subterraneus contains these proteins:
- a CDS encoding SRPBCC family protein; this translates as MIVLNHLLQEEQKRKSLSLDFHFKSPIEKVWFALTDSNTLSKWMFFKENDFKPVVGHKFQFRTEPTEGWNGIIDCEVLEVDEPHRLSYTWVSLGESNKVTWTLKQNEDGTTHVHLDQTDISSEQALQGAKYGWTNMCGQLEKLLEQ
- a CDS encoding AbrB/MazE/SpoVT family DNA-binding domain-containing protein; protein product: MSVKLSDDRTSRISSRGQVVIPKGLREKYGLKEGDSVVWEEEKGKLVLRKANWKDYANEIARKLAEAGVTEEEMFEELKRVRREMYDEWKDK